From the genome of Desulfobaculum xiamenense, one region includes:
- a CDS encoding sigma-54-dependent transcriptional regulator, with the protein MAKVLIIDDNQPTCEALAELVRNIGHEGSYALSLADGLNRALGGDFDVVFLDVRMPDGNGLDILPRLKALPMPPEVIIMTGLGDPDGAELAIRNGAWDYLQKPLSPKKILLPLTRVLKYRDNLRELTTPPPMKRCGIVGHSAAIRATMDRLAVAARGNANVLITGETGTGKELFARALHENSARADRPFVVVDCAAIPANLLESTLFGHVRGAFTGADAPRTGLVKEADGGTLFLDEVGELSPDLQKKFLRVLQEKRFRPVGAQHELTSDFRLVAATNRDLEDMSRRGEFREDLLYRLCSVAIHLPPLRERAEDIDELAQELAARISRKNGIAPKTFAPDFIDTLRAYGWPGNIRELSNTLESAIVGAYFEPELFATHLPERIRISTLKSAIADASAVTPNAAAPCPNETGNRDGLVYGFDTRPEHFPEYKDFRNDVLDAADREYFTRLMEAADWKVSRACDLSGLGKSRLYVQLRKYGIDR; encoded by the coding sequence ATGGCGAAAGTACTCATCATCGACGACAACCAGCCCACCTGCGAGGCCCTTGCCGAACTGGTGCGCAACATCGGCCACGAAGGCAGCTACGCCCTCTCGCTCGCCGACGGTCTAAACCGCGCCCTCGGCGGTGATTTCGACGTGGTCTTTCTCGACGTGCGCATGCCCGATGGCAACGGGCTGGACATCCTGCCCCGGCTCAAGGCGCTCCCCATGCCACCCGAGGTCATCATCATGACCGGACTGGGCGACCCGGACGGCGCGGAACTGGCCATCAGAAACGGCGCGTGGGACTACCTCCAGAAGCCGCTGTCGCCCAAGAAGATTCTCCTGCCGCTCACCCGCGTGCTCAAGTATCGCGACAACCTGCGCGAACTGACCACCCCGCCGCCCATGAAGCGCTGCGGCATCGTCGGGCACAGCGCCGCCATCCGCGCCACCATGGACCGGCTGGCCGTTGCCGCTCGCGGCAACGCCAACGTTCTCATCACCGGCGAGACGGGCACCGGCAAGGAGCTGTTTGCCCGCGCCCTGCACGAAAACAGTGCCCGTGCGGACCGCCCCTTCGTGGTGGTGGACTGCGCGGCCATCCCAGCCAACCTGCTCGAAAGCACGCTCTTCGGCCACGTTCGCGGAGCCTTCACCGGTGCGGACGCGCCGCGCACGGGCCTTGTGAAGGAGGCCGACGGCGGCACGCTGTTCCTCGACGAGGTGGGCGAACTCTCGCCCGATCTCCAGAAAAAGTTCCTGCGCGTGCTTCAGGAAAAGCGCTTCCGCCCCGTGGGCGCACAGCACGAGCTGACCAGCGATTTCCGCCTCGTGGCCGCCACCAACCGCGACCTCGAAGACATGTCCCGCCGGGGCGAATTCCGCGAGGACCTGCTCTACCGGCTGTGCTCGGTGGCCATCCACCTGCCACCGCTTCGCGAACGCGCCGAGGACATCGACGAGCTGGCACAGGAGTTGGCCGCGCGCATCTCGCGCAAGAACGGCATCGCACCGAAGACCTTCGCCCCGGACTTCATCGACACGCTTCGCGCCTACGGCTGGCCCGGCAACATCCGCGAGCTGTCGAACACCCTTGAAAGCGCCATCGTGGGCGCGTATTTCGAGCCGGAGCTGTTCGCCACGCACCTGCCGGAGCGCATACGCATCTCGACGCTCAAGAGCGCCATCGCGGACGCATCCGCCGTGACGCCGAACGCCGCCGCCCCATGCCCAAACGAAACCGGAAACCGCGACGGCCTCGTGTACGGCTTCGACACGCGCCCCGAGCATTTCCCGGAGTACAAGGACTTCCGCAACGACGTGCTGGACGCCGCGGACAGGGAATACTTCACGCGGCTCATGGAAGCGGCGGACTGGAAGGTCAGCCGGGCCTGCGACCTCTCCGGCCTCGGCAAGAGCCGCCTCTACGTGCAGCTTCGAAAGTACGGAATAGACAGATAG
- a CDS encoding DMSO/selenate family reductase complex A subunit, with product MDRRKFLKWSAALGGMTALTGGGLLHCVGSRTAQPPLRERDVWTSCNVNCGGRCALRAHVVDGVVRAIDSEADTAGHAATACLRGRAMRHRLYAPDRLKYPMLRVGARGEGKFRRASWDEALDLLAARLREAIDTWGNESVYLNVGTGNWGAVLSNSCSSGAPTISRLMNCLGGHLRSYGTYSYAMLEAALPYTYGGAWVDGNPITDVAHSELAVFFGNNPATTRMGGLGVSHDLARALRRSGTRLIVIDPRHSDTAATFADEWIPIRPGTDAALVSALAHVLITENLVDHDFLATHTIGYDEDSMPDGVPAGQSYRSHILGLGPDRTAKTPGWAEAITGIPAERIVRLAREIGAAKPCYIAQGWSLQRQANGEQNCRAVCMLPILTGNVGIRGGNTGAREGFFTMPFAGFPTLDNPVAASIPCFMWTEAVRRGHEMTATTDGVRGVDKLPSDIRFIWNFAGNCLINQHSDANRTARILVDETKCRTIVVIDNVMTASARFADILLPGVTNLEEDDFALSDYATDIGYVIFARKAVEPLFESRSIYDICAAVAKRLGVGEAYTEGRDRAGWLAHLYEESRRLLPGLPERMDDAFDTGIFRMRDPEAPRVPYAAFRRDPVANPLDTPSGRIEIFSKRLWDLGKTWQLGPDERIPGLPEYVPAWEGVEDPLRRTYPLQLIGHHPRQRTHSTGDNVDWLRRIERQELWMNPADAALRGIAQGDMVRVFNARGAVLIPARVTPRIAPGVLSLPEGAWYAPAQDGADTGGCINVLTTQRPSPLAKGNPQHTNLVQVEKA from the coding sequence ATGGACCGCCGCAAATTCCTGAAATGGAGCGCCGCGCTTGGCGGCATGACCGCCCTGACCGGTGGGGGGCTTCTCCACTGCGTCGGTTCGCGCACGGCACAACCGCCCCTTCGCGAGCGCGATGTCTGGACCTCGTGCAACGTGAACTGCGGCGGACGCTGCGCCCTGCGCGCCCACGTGGTGGATGGCGTGGTGCGCGCCATAGACTCCGAGGCCGACACCGCAGGCCACGCCGCCACGGCCTGCCTGCGCGGACGGGCCATGCGCCACCGGCTCTACGCGCCGGACCGCCTCAAGTACCCGATGCTGCGCGTCGGTGCGCGCGGGGAAGGAAAATTCCGCCGCGCTAGCTGGGACGAAGCCCTCGACCTCCTCGCCGCACGCCTGCGCGAGGCCATCGACACCTGGGGCAACGAATCCGTGTATCTGAACGTGGGCACGGGCAACTGGGGAGCCGTGCTCTCCAACTCCTGCTCGTCCGGCGCGCCGACCATCTCGCGGCTCATGAACTGCCTCGGCGGGCATCTGCGCTCCTACGGCACCTACAGCTACGCCATGCTCGAAGCGGCCCTGCCCTACACCTACGGCGGCGCTTGGGTCGATGGAAATCCCATCACGGACGTGGCCCACAGCGAACTGGCCGTGTTCTTCGGCAACAATCCCGCAACCACGCGCATGGGCGGACTGGGAGTAAGCCACGACCTCGCCCGCGCCCTGCGCCGCTCCGGCACGCGGCTCATCGTCATCGACCCCCGCCACTCCGACACGGCGGCCACCTTCGCCGACGAATGGATTCCCATCCGACCGGGCACGGACGCGGCGCTGGTCAGCGCCCTGGCCCATGTGCTCATCACCGAGAATCTCGTGGACCACGACTTCCTCGCCACCCACACCATCGGCTACGACGAGGATTCCATGCCGGACGGCGTGCCCGCCGGACAGTCCTACCGCTCCCACATCCTCGGTCTCGGGCCGGACCGCACGGCCAAGACGCCGGGCTGGGCCGAGGCCATCACCGGCATCCCGGCCGAGCGCATCGTGCGCCTCGCCCGCGAAATCGGCGCTGCCAAGCCCTGCTACATAGCGCAGGGCTGGTCCCTCCAGCGGCAGGCCAACGGCGAGCAGAACTGCCGCGCCGTGTGCATGCTGCCCATCCTCACCGGCAACGTGGGCATCCGCGGCGGCAACACCGGCGCGCGCGAAGGCTTCTTCACCATGCCCTTCGCGGGCTTCCCCACCCTCGACAATCCCGTGGCCGCGTCCATTCCCTGCTTCATGTGGACCGAAGCCGTCCGGCGCGGGCACGAGATGACCGCCACGACAGACGGCGTGCGCGGCGTGGACAAACTGCCGTCCGACATCCGATTCATATGGAATTTCGCAGGGAACTGCCTGATCAACCAGCACTCGGACGCCAACCGCACCGCGCGCATCCTCGTCGATGAAACGAAATGCCGCACCATCGTGGTCATCGACAACGTCATGACCGCCAGTGCGCGCTTCGCGGACATCCTGCTGCCCGGCGTGACCAATCTGGAAGAGGACGACTTCGCGCTGAGCGACTACGCCACGGACATCGGTTATGTCATCTTTGCCCGCAAGGCCGTGGAACCGCTGTTCGAGTCCCGCTCCATCTACGACATCTGCGCCGCCGTCGCCAAACGCCTCGGCGTGGGCGAAGCCTACACCGAGGGCCGCGACAGGGCGGGCTGGCTCGCCCATCTCTACGAGGAATCCCGCAGGCTTCTCCCGGGCCTGCCCGAACGCATGGACGACGCCTTCGACACTGGCATCTTCCGCATGCGCGATCCCGAGGCCCCGCGCGTTCCGTACGCGGCGTTCAGGCGCGATCCGGTGGCGAACCCGCTAGACACGCCATCCGGCCGCATCGAAATCTTCTCCAAGCGACTGTGGGACCTCGGAAAGACGTGGCAACTCGGTCCCGACGAGCGCATCCCCGGCCTGCCCGAATACGTCCCCGCATGGGAGGGCGTAGAGGACCCGCTGCGGCGCACCTATCCGCTCCAGCTCATCGGCCATCACCCCCGCCAGCGCACGCACTCCACCGGCGACAACGTGGACTGGCTGCGACGCATCGAGCGTCAGGAACTGTGGATGAACCCCGCAGACGCAGCCCTGCGCGGCATCGCGCAGGGCGACATGGTTCGCGTGTTCAACGCGCGCGGTGCGGTGCTCATACCGGCGAGGGTCACGCCGCGCATCGCGCCGGGCGTGCTCAGCCTGCCAGAGGGCGCATGGTACGCCCCCGCGCAGGACGGCGCGGACACCGGCGGCTGCATCAACGTGCTCACCACACAACGCCCCTCGCCGCTGGCCAAGGGCAATCCCCAGCACACCAACCTCGTTCAGGTCGAGAAGGCCTAG
- a CDS encoding DMSO/selenate family reductase complex B subunit, with protein sequence MLKRPAFHVDMQACTGCRTCVMACIDRNDLPEGILYRRVVEYSGGTCSRNADGTFAQDVFAYHLSIACNHCQNPICVRSCPTGAMRKDEHGIVSVDAKLCVGCRYCEWGCPYCAPQFDAKAGRMTKCDLCRDLLEQGQPPACVSACPNRALHFGEYEDLASMFGEFEVVAPLPDRAITQPNLLVTPARNARPSGSRSGCIRAAAHPGTPRNDTT encoded by the coding sequence ATGCTCAAGCGCCCGGCCTTCCACGTGGACATGCAAGCCTGCACCGGTTGCCGGACCTGCGTCATGGCCTGCATCGACCGGAACGATCTGCCCGAGGGCATCCTCTACCGCCGTGTCGTCGAGTATTCCGGCGGTACCTGTAGCCGCAACGCGGACGGAACCTTTGCGCAGGACGTCTTCGCCTACCACCTGTCCATCGCCTGCAACCACTGCCAGAACCCCATCTGCGTCCGCTCCTGCCCCACGGGAGCCATGCGCAAGGACGAGCACGGCATCGTCAGCGTGGACGCGAAGCTCTGCGTGGGCTGCCGCTACTGCGAATGGGGCTGCCCCTACTGCGCCCCCCAGTTCGACGCCAAAGCGGGCCGCATGACCAAGTGCGACCTCTGCCGCGACCTGCTGGAGCAGGGCCAGCCCCCGGCCTGCGTTTCCGCGTGCCCCAACCGGGCGCTGCACTTCGGCGAATACGAGGACCTCGCGTCCATGTTCGGTGAATTCGAGGTGGTCGCTCCGCTGCCGGACAGAGCCATCACCCAGCCCAACCTGCTCGTGACCCCGGCCCGAAACGCCAGACCGTCCGGCTCGCGCAGCGGCTGCATCCGCGCGGCCGCGCACCCCGGCACACCACGGAACGACACCACATGA
- a CDS encoding TorD/DmsD family molecular chaperone produces the protein MTTPSTEALTGCALALAFLGRSLYFEPDHDFPAGLDNGLLFRDWPLPATDPDTREGLALIAAFFDAHGTDAAPLVRTDFTQLFLGPVAPLAAWESVWTSSEGLLFDESTQAVREAYAHYGLETPDTRREPDDHIGLELAFLAHALLLAASAQADGNARDAMEHIDAARIFLAKHPARWAASFLHRMAQRAATDYYRGIARLCIGTLNHVSDLLDADWHHA, from the coding sequence ATGACCACGCCCAGTACGGAAGCGCTGACCGGCTGTGCCCTCGCCCTCGCCTTTCTGGGGCGTAGCCTGTACTTCGAGCCGGACCACGACTTCCCGGCGGGACTCGACAACGGCCTGCTGTTCCGGGACTGGCCGCTGCCCGCAACCGATCCGGACACCCGCGAGGGCCTCGCCCTCATCGCGGCCTTCTTCGATGCCCACGGCACCGACGCGGCCCCCCTCGTGCGGACGGACTTCACGCAACTGTTCCTCGGCCCCGTGGCCCCCCTCGCGGCGTGGGAATCGGTGTGGACATCATCCGAGGGGCTGCTCTTCGACGAATCGACACAGGCCGTACGCGAAGCCTACGCGCACTACGGTCTCGAAACGCCAGACACGCGCCGCGAGCCGGACGACCATATCGGCCTCGAACTCGCGTTCCTCGCCCACGCGCTGCTTCTGGCTGCCTCCGCACAGGCCGACGGAAATGCCCGCGACGCGATGGAGCATATCGACGCGGCGCGCATCTTCCTCGCCAAGCACCCAGCCCGATGGGCGGCGTCTTTTCTCCATCGCATGGCCCAGCGTGCCGCCACGGACTACTACCGGGGCATCGCTCGCCTGTGCATCGGCACGCTGAACCACGTCTCGGACCTGCTCGACGCTGACTGGCACCACGCATGA
- a CDS encoding HD-GYP domain-containing protein yields the protein MPTSTTLRRPATSSRNDSYIAVSPLMIYPGCMGRFSVYLRQADGYVLYASGEECFTERHRRALYDHGVTEVFIRASQAGHYHEYVERNLGTILMNETVPLPERAKLFHGVSLDIVKEAFETRLPDSVARKESFNRIIDFVNQGIQFLTLENSFKAVAQLVEHDYKTYAHCMHVFLYSTAILQSYGFDEELLVQCGLGAMLHDIGKTVIPENILNKPGALSSEERTIVNTHPVQGIGLCAQLPLSQTTYNCILFHHERMDGSGYPGGIRGYDIPIEARAVAIADVYDALTSDRPYAKAMNPFQVLRLMRDQMSNEIDLEMYKRFVQILSGADVL from the coding sequence ATGCCAACCAGCACGACTCTCAGACGTCCCGCGACGTCTTCCCGCAACGACAGCTACATCGCGGTCTCTCCGCTCATGATCTACCCCGGATGCATGGGACGCTTCAGCGTCTACCTCCGGCAGGCAGACGGCTACGTCCTCTATGCCTCCGGCGAGGAATGCTTCACGGAGCGCCACCGCCGCGCCCTGTACGATCACGGCGTCACGGAGGTCTTCATCCGCGCAAGCCAGGCCGGGCACTACCACGAATACGTCGAGCGCAACCTCGGCACGATTCTCATGAACGAGACCGTCCCGCTTCCGGAACGCGCCAAGCTCTTCCACGGCGTCTCGCTCGACATCGTGAAGGAAGCCTTCGAGACCCGCCTGCCCGACTCTGTCGCACGCAAGGAGAGCTTCAACAGGATCATCGATTTCGTGAATCAGGGCATCCAGTTCCTGACGCTGGAGAACTCCTTCAAGGCCGTGGCCCAACTTGTGGAACACGACTACAAGACCTACGCCCACTGCATGCACGTGTTCCTGTACTCGACCGCCATTCTCCAGAGTTACGGCTTCGACGAGGAACTGCTGGTCCAATGCGGGCTGGGGGCCATGCTCCACGACATCGGCAAGACCGTCATCCCCGAGAACATCCTCAACAAGCCCGGGGCGCTCTCCAGCGAGGAACGCACAATCGTCAACACCCATCCGGTACAGGGCATCGGCCTGTGCGCCCAACTGCCCCTTTCGCAGACGACCTACAACTGCATCCTCTTCCATCACGAGCGCATGGACGGTAGTGGCTACCCCGGCGGCATCCGTGGCTACGACATTCCCATCGAAGCCCGCGCCGTGGCCATCGCCGACGTCTACGACGCCCTGACCTCGGACCGCCCCTACGCCAAGGCCATGAATCCCTTCCAGGTGCTGCGCCTCATGCGCGACCAGATGTCCAACGAAATCGACCTTGAAATGTACAAGCGTTTCGTACAGATACTTTCCGGCGCAGACGTACTCTGA
- a CDS encoding TrmB family transcriptional regulator, translating to MDPIDALKSFGFTRQEATVYLTLLTHGEQSGYEAAKNAGISRSNAYAALAGLAEKGAAMQGGGETRTYSATPAAELVGNLRRQCMKTLDALESALPARRETEAPYLAVTGSDNVRDKIVNVLDAATRRVYVSLHGDDLAGQIAEALRRAADRGLKTVILCDADPGIPGAAFHHTQRMPGQFNIIADTEAVLTGSLRPDATAQCLYSRNSNLVRLMREAFVNELELVRQREETSR from the coding sequence ATGGACCCCATCGACGCCCTCAAGAGTTTCGGATTCACGCGGCAGGAAGCCACCGTCTACCTGACGCTGCTCACCCACGGGGAGCAGAGCGGATACGAAGCCGCCAAGAACGCGGGCATTTCGCGTTCCAACGCCTACGCCGCGCTGGCGGGGCTGGCGGAAAAGGGCGCGGCCATGCAGGGCGGCGGGGAAACCCGCACCTACAGCGCCACCCCTGCGGCGGAGTTGGTGGGCAACCTGCGCCGCCAGTGCATGAAGACCCTCGATGCCCTCGAAAGCGCCCTGCCCGCCCGGCGCGAAACCGAAGCGCCCTACCTCGCCGTGACCGGAAGCGACAACGTGCGCGACAAGATCGTCAACGTGCTCGATGCGGCGACGAGGCGGGTCTACGTCTCCCTGCACGGGGACGATCTGGCGGGTCAGATCGCCGAGGCGCTTCGCCGCGCGGCGGACAGGGGGCTGAAGACCGTAATCCTGTGCGACGCCGACCCCGGCATCCCCGGTGCGGCCTTCCACCACACCCAGCGCATGCCCGGCCAGTTCAACATCATCGCCGACACCGAGGCCGTGCTCACCGGGAGCCTGCGTCCCGATGCCACGGCCCAATGCCTCTATTCCAGAAACTCCAACCTCGTGCGCCTGATGCGCGAGGCCTTCGTCAACGAGCTGGAACTTGTACGCCAGCGCGAGGAAACTTCCCGATGA
- the lysA gene encoding diaminopimelate decarboxylase, with protein sequence MSQTIQIHGGHTTRTAFFGSATPFELTSRYGSPLYVYNETILRQRCREIAHLVDYERFSVNFSAKSNSNPALLRIVRSEGLKADAMSPGEICMDLAAGFTPDDIFFISNNVSAQEFEFAADRGVRVSVDSLSQLELFGSVNPGGSVAVRLNPGVGAGHHKKVVTGGKETKFGIAPEDAETIADICARHRLTLRGINQHIGSLFMEGDAYLAAAARLLELAEGFGELDFIDFGGGFGVPYRKLDGQGRLDLAELGRGLTALIRDWTTRTGRKPEIMVEPGRYISAECGVLLGTVHAVKANGPTHFAGTDLGFNVLARPMLYDSHHDIELHRLGGEPLAEPTPVTVVGNICESGDIIARDRMLPAPRENDILAVLDAGAYGHAMSSNYNLRLRPAEVLVAADGSHSLIRRRDSLDDLLAPYRMAV encoded by the coding sequence ATGAGCCAGACCATCCAGATTCACGGCGGCCACACCACGCGCACCGCCTTCTTCGGTTCCGCAACCCCCTTCGAGCTGACCAGCCGCTACGGCAGCCCGCTCTACGTCTACAACGAAACGATCCTGCGCCAGCGTTGCCGCGAAATCGCGCACCTCGTGGACTACGAACGCTTCAGCGTGAACTTCTCCGCCAAGTCCAACAGCAACCCGGCGCTACTGCGCATCGTGCGCTCCGAGGGCCTCAAGGCCGACGCCATGAGCCCCGGCGAAATCTGCATGGACCTCGCGGCGGGCTTCACCCCGGACGACATCTTCTTCATCTCCAACAACGTCAGTGCGCAGGAATTCGAATTCGCGGCGGACAGGGGAGTTCGCGTATCCGTGGACTCGCTCTCGCAGCTCGAACTCTTCGGTAGCGTGAATCCGGGCGGGAGCGTGGCTGTGCGCCTCAACCCCGGCGTGGGCGCGGGACATCACAAGAAGGTCGTGACTGGCGGCAAGGAGACGAAATTCGGCATCGCGCCGGAGGACGCAGAAACCATCGCCGACATCTGCGCCCGGCACAGGCTGACGCTTCGCGGCATCAACCAGCACATCGGCTCGCTGTTCATGGAGGGGGACGCCTACCTCGCGGCGGCGGCACGGCTGTTGGAACTCGCCGAGGGATTCGGCGAACTGGACTTCATCGATTTCGGCGGCGGCTTCGGCGTGCCCTACCGCAAGCTCGACGGACAGGGACGCCTCGATCTGGCGGAACTCGGACGCGGGCTGACGGCGCTCATCCGCGACTGGACCACGCGCACCGGCCGCAAGCCGGAAATCATGGTCGAACCGGGGCGCTATATCTCCGCCGAATGCGGCGTGCTGCTCGGCACGGTGCATGCCGTGAAGGCCAACGGCCCCACGCACTTCGCCGGAACGGACCTCGGCTTCAACGTCCTCGCGCGGCCGATGCTTTACGATTCGCACCACGACATCGAGCTGCACCGCCTCGGCGGAGAACCGCTCGCGGAGCCGACCCCGGTCACCGTCGTCGGCAACATCTGCGAATCCGGCGACATCATCGCGCGCGACCGCATGCTCCCCGCCCCCCGCGAGAACGACATCCTCGCGGTGCTCGACGCAGGAGCCTACGGCCACGCCATGAGCTCCAACTACAATCTGCGACTGCGCCCGGCGGAAGTACTCGTCGCCGCCGACGGCTCGCACAGCCTCATCCGCCGCAGAGACAGCCTCGACGATCTGCTGGCCCCCTACCGCATGGCCGTATAA
- a CDS encoding mechanosensitive ion channel family protein has protein sequence MADLLDAATIESFAVSLARWVRTEVLVPATLAQGIVVVGILALAWIASGAIRRTLRARLDGRFRGEGVLDRFVSAAMRTIPVALAFVLVWVCVVVARRVDLPWRFLHLAESLLGAWIAIRLVSSLLLSRFWGRVFAAVAWGAAALNIVGLLSPALKFLDGLGFTMGDARLSVLSLAKAGLVMVLLYRLGMWLATHLEGRLARVPELTPSVRVLLVKLLKIFILVVVVMTALSSVGINLTALAVFSGAVGVGVGFGLQKVAANLISGFILLMDRSIKPGDVVEVGGVYGWITDLRARFVSVVTRDGKEILIPNEDLITSQVVNWSFTDRNVRLKIPVGVAYGCDPRKAIELMLDAARAVPRVLSNPEPVCHLVNFGDSSVDLELRLWIQDPENGLVNVRSAVLLGIWDRFRDNGIEIPFPQRDVHIRTK, from the coding sequence ATGGCAGACCTGCTTGACGCGGCGACCATCGAGTCGTTCGCGGTGTCGCTCGCGCGCTGGGTGCGTACCGAGGTGCTGGTGCCGGCTACGCTGGCCCAGGGCATCGTTGTCGTTGGCATCCTCGCGCTGGCGTGGATAGCTTCCGGGGCGATACGCCGCACGCTTCGAGCGCGGCTGGATGGGCGCTTTCGTGGTGAGGGGGTGCTGGACCGCTTCGTGTCCGCAGCGATGCGGACCATCCCCGTGGCGCTGGCCTTCGTGCTGGTGTGGGTGTGTGTGGTCGTCGCGCGGCGGGTGGACCTGCCGTGGCGCTTCCTGCATCTGGCGGAGAGCCTGCTCGGCGCGTGGATAGCCATACGCCTCGTGTCGTCGCTTTTGCTTTCGCGCTTCTGGGGGCGGGTGTTCGCGGCCGTGGCGTGGGGCGCAGCCGCGCTGAACATCGTTGGGCTTCTGTCCCCGGCGCTCAAGTTTCTTGACGGACTGGGGTTCACCATGGGCGACGCGCGGCTCTCGGTGCTGTCGTTGGCCAAGGCCGGGCTGGTCATGGTGCTGCTCTACCGCTTGGGCATGTGGCTCGCCACGCATCTTGAGGGACGCCTCGCCCGCGTGCCGGAATTGACGCCTTCCGTGCGGGTGCTGCTGGTCAAGCTGCTCAAGATTTTCATTCTCGTCGTGGTGGTGATGACGGCGCTGTCGAGCGTGGGTATCAACCTGACGGCGCTTGCGGTGTTTTCCGGTGCCGTCGGCGTTGGCGTCGGCTTCGGCCTGCAGAAGGTGGCCGCCAATCTTATTAGCGGCTTCATCCTGCTCATGGATCGCTCCATCAAGCCCGGCGACGTGGTGGAAGTCGGCGGCGTGTACGGCTGGATCACCGACCTGCGGGCGCGGTTCGTGTCCGTGGTCACCCGCGACGGCAAGGAAATCCTCATCCCCAACGAGGACCTCATCACCTCGCAGGTGGTGAACTGGTCCTTTACCGACCGTAACGTGCGCCTGAAGATTCCCGTGGGCGTGGCTTACGGCTGCGACCCGCGCAAGGCCATCGAGCTGATGCTGGACGCGGCGCGCGCAGTGCCACGTGTGCTGTCGAATCCGGAACCTGTCTGCCATCTGGTGAATTTCGGCGATAGCTCCGTGGACCTCGAACTGCGACTGTGGATACAGGACCCGGAAAACGGCCTCGTCAACGTGCGAAGCGCCGTGCTGCTCGGCATCTGGGACCGCTTCCGCGATAACGGCATCGAAATTCCCTTCCCCCAGCGCGACGTGCATATCCGCACGAAGTAG
- a CDS encoding sensor histidine kinase — MNSEDMHNHSIMVVDDEGVIITQLEEMLDSLGYRVVAKASAGSDAVRLARELHPDIVLMDVVMPGEIDGITACGIIQSEMDIPVVLLTAYGDERHVARAKAVHPYGYILKPSQNDQIRATIEIVLEKKDMERNLDGMVSGLRHTAEDRRLQLKEIHHRIRNNLNMITSLLALQALHSRSRECVDALQAVRSRVVTIARIHERLHAADSAETIDCAGYFQSIADAQARTTAVAGRVDVRLDCGEFHLEPDKVMPMGLILNELVSNALRHAFEDGRTGEVRVGFARSGPGYELQVSDNGSGLPVSLNPETSGTLGFELVRSLVAQVGGFMAVDRGNGTTFRISFPA; from the coding sequence ATGAATAGCGAAGACATGCACAATCATTCGATAATGGTCGTCGATGACGAAGGCGTCATCATCACGCAGCTCGAAGAGATGCTCGACAGCCTTGGCTACCGTGTCGTGGCCAAGGCCTCGGCCGGGAGCGACGCGGTGCGCCTTGCGCGGGAACTGCATCCAGACATCGTGCTTATGGACGTCGTCATGCCGGGAGAGATCGACGGCATCACCGCCTGCGGCATTATCCAGAGCGAGATGGACATTCCGGTCGTCCTGCTGACGGCCTACGGGGACGAGCGGCACGTGGCGCGCGCCAAGGCCGTGCATCCCTACGGATACATCCTGAAGCCCAGCCAGAATGACCAGATACGGGCCACCATCGAGATCGTGCTCGAAAAGAAGGACATGGAGCGCAACCTTGATGGCATGGTGTCCGGACTTCGGCACACGGCGGAGGATCGCCGTCTGCAACTCAAGGAGATTCATCACCGCATCCGGAACAATCTCAACATGATCACGTCCCTTCTGGCCTTGCAGGCCCTGCATTCGCGCAGCCGGGAGTGTGTGGACGCCTTGCAGGCCGTGCGCAGCCGGGTGGTGACCATCGCCCGCATCCACGAGCGCCTGCACGCGGCGGACAGTGCCGAGACCATCGACTGCGCAGGCTATTTCCAGAGCATCGCCGATGCGCAGGCGCGCACCACCGCAGTGGCCGGAAGGGTTGACGTCCGCCTCGATTGCGGCGAATTCCACCTTGAGCCGGACAAGGTCATGCCTATGGGGCTCATCCTCAACGAACTGGTGTCCAACGCGCTGCGTCATGCCTTCGAGGACGGACGAACCGGTGAGGTGCGCGTGGGCTTCGCCCGAAGCGGTCCGGGGTATGAATTGCAGGTGTCGGACAACGGCAGCGGCCTGCCGGTATCGCTCAACCCGGAAACGTCCGGGACGCTTGGCTTCGAACTCGTGCGTAGCCTCGTGGCGCAGGTTGGCGGCTTCATGGCTGTTGATCGTGGAAACGGAACAACCTTCCGTATCAGCTTCCCCGCGTAG